AATTCTAGAATTGGACTCCAAGATAGAAAAGCCCGCGACTATTGTTAATTTATGCTTAGTCAGGTTGTACAGCTCATAGAACAACAGCAACGCTTCATGATCACGTCGCACATTCGCCCCGATGGGGACGGGCTGGGTTCAGGCCTTGCTCTCTACTGGATGCTGAGAAACCTCGGCAAAGACGTAGAAGTCGTTCTGCGCGATCGTGTGCCCCCGGCTTACAACGTGCTGCCCGCATCGGATCTGGTCATAGTTCAGGACGATGTGTCTGAGAGCTACGATGCCGCCTTCATCATTGAATGCAGCGACGTTGAGCGCCCCGGATTGCCGGGCCTCAAGGACCAATTCGTCGTCAACATCGATCATCATTCCACTACCGGTCCTTTTGGCGACATTAATTGGATCGACCCGACAGCGGCCGCGGTCGGAGAGATGATCTACAACCTCTGCAAAGCGCTGGGCGTCGAGGTGACGAAACAAATTGCCGAATGCATCTACACCGCATTGCTCACCGACACCGGAAGCTTTCATTTCTCGAACACAACCGAACGAACCTTGAAGATCGCCTCGGAGCTGGTACGCCTCGGCGTCGAGCCTGCGCGCATCTCACAAGCGCTGTTCTATTCAGGCTCCTTTTCGAAGGTCAAACTGCTGGGCCTTGTGCTCTCAAACATCGAGCGCGACGAATCGGGGCGTATCGCGTGGATCACAGTGGATCGCGCTACTATGTACGAGGCCAGTGCCTGTGAAGAAGATTCTGACGGCATCGTCAACCAGGCGCTATCGATTGGTGAGGTTGAAGCCGTCGCCTTCTTCAAGGAGCTCGCGCCGGGCTCATACCGGATAAGCCTTCGCTCGAAAGGCAAGAACAACGTGGCCAAAGTGGCGGAGCTATTCGGGGGCGGGGGCCATCGCAACGCCGCCGGTTGTCGTATCGAAGGTGACTTCGAAGAGGTCAAGCGGCGCATCATCGAAGGACTTCAGAATTGCGTAGGCGTCGCACCGGTATCAGCATAGTCGCTCGTAAATACAACGGTCAGCCGCCAGACGAGCGCCTATCGTTGTAAACTTCGATCTCAAAGATGTTCGCCCGTCGCGACTGAACCGGAAACTACCCTCTTATATTGCAATAAGCCCGGACGGTCTAACCAGAATTACTATTGATGGCCCGGTCCGCGTTGGCTACTCTGTTAGCACCAGCCCCCGAGCGTTTGACACAATCGCATCATCATCAGTGAGACAAGGGGTATGCCCGAACGTTTCGAACAGAACAGAGGCGAACTTGCAAAAGCACAATTGACATTGCAGGAGTCAGAGGAGAAGCTCGAACGCCTTCTTGCCTTGTTAGCAGAGCGCCGGGGAGAGCGGCGCGATCTGGAAACCCACATCCAGGAGACTGCCGCAACCGGTGATATGGACAAACTGGTAGATTTGCAAAATCGCGCGGTGGTGGTCGAAAAAACTATCGCCGAGTTGTGCGCCGCCGAAGCAGAATGCGCTGGGCGAGTCGAGTCCGCCAGGCGGTATCTGTACACCCTATACGTGAGGCTGGAGAGGCTCCGTCAAGAATTCTCGGGCCTTATGCGAAGCCTCGCATCGGCCGATCAAGGCGAAGGTATACCGGTAGCTGTTCAGAGCAATATTGGCAGGATAAAAATTCAGCTCAAGGCGATAACCGGCGAGAACAAAACCGGCCGTTTGTGAGAGAGGCGCCGACTACCCACTCCTACAGCTTCTCGGTGGCGAATAGCTAATAAAGGTAGACTAAGGGCTGGCTGGAGGTCTAAGCTCGGGATCTAGTTCCACACGAAGAACGCAAGCGCAAGTATCACCTGCTCACCTCACTTATTGTCGCCCGCTCCAGCTTAAGAATGAAACACTCTGTGAGCAAATCTATGATGCAGTTATCACTCTCCATCAAGCTCGCAAAACTGGCGACGTCTTCCGGACTCATCCGTTCGATCATAGGTAATAGAATTGTTTCCTCCGAATCTTCTTCTATATCCAATTGCGGTGCGATATCTTCAGATGCAAGGTCTTGAAATCGCCAGGCAAGCTCTTTTCGTACAAACTTCTCCAGCGCTGCTTTGTCTAACAGAAGTGCGTGTAGGAGTCGTCTCTGTCTATCTGCACTTTCCCAGGTCTCTTTATCCTTGATTAGATCTGTGTAGTTGAGGAGAGGCTTTAGACAGCGATGAACCACTTCGCTGGTGAGGTCTTCGATATCAAAAGTGCACTCTACGACGAATCGGAATTGCTTTACGATCATAACGACTCTCCTTTATTAAATTTGGTCAGACAAACGCCACCCTCTAAGCACCGAGCCCATGGCAAATTCACGCAGGCCGGGCGTGGCAATCAATAATCCCAGAATCGAACCGCGCTTCGCGGCGTCGCGTGCGACGGAGTTCTACGCACTGACCCTTCTTTGGCGGCAACTTCAAACAGCATTCTTTCCTACCGCCAGAAAAAGCGGTCAGG
This DNA window, taken from Acidobacteriota bacterium, encodes the following:
- a CDS encoding bifunctional oligoribonuclease/PAP phosphatase NrnA, which encodes MITSHIRPDGDGLGSGLALYWMLRNLGKDVEVVLRDRVPPAYNVLPASDLVIVQDDVSESYDAAFIIECSDVERPGLPGLKDQFVVNIDHHSTTGPFGDINWIDPTAAAVGEMIYNLCKALGVEVTKQIAECIYTALLTDTGSFHFSNTTERTLKIASELVRLGVEPARISQALFYSGSFSKVKLLGLVLSNIERDESGRIAWITVDRATMYEASACEEDSDGIVNQALSIGEVEAVAFFKELAPGSYRISLRSKGKNNVAKVAELFGGGGHRNAAGCRIEGDFEEVKRRIIEGLQNCVGVAPVSA